CGTCCGTGACACGACGTTCGAGGGGGCCACGTCCCGGGTGGCCGCGTGGGCCGCCGGCGGGACCGTGGCGTTTGCCGCCATCGCGGCGCTCCTGTTGTTCAGCCAGCGCGTGACCTCCGGGTCACTCGCCCGAGCGTCGTACCTGACGGTGGACCTCGTCACCGTCGGCGCGCTGGCGGGCGTTCTGGTCGGGCTGTACGACGCCCGGAGCCGCAGTCGGCTCCGCGAACTGGCGGCCGAGCGCGACCGTATCGAGGCCTTCGCCGGGAAGGCGGCCGACGTGAACAACTACGGACGCGCCATCGCCAGCGCCCCCAGCGTCGACGGCGTCGCCGCCTTCGTCGTCGAGGCCTTCGGCACGATGACCGGCATGGAGGAGACGGCCGTCATCCGGCTCAAGGACGGCGATGCAGTGGTGCTCGCGAACACGATTCGAACCGTGCCGGTCGACGTTGTCGGCTCGCTCGCACAGGAAGTCCGGACACAGCAACAGGGTGAGATCACTGTTCACGACCGGCCGTTCTCCGTCGACATCCCCGAGTCAGTCACCGACTGCGTGTCGGCGGTGGTTTTGGACGACGAGGGCACGGCGACGGTCGTTCTCTCAGTCACGACGGACGAGACGACTGTCGGGGAAGAAGATCAAAAGCTGCTGGAACTCATCGTCTCACACGCGTCGGTTCGCATGGCGACGCTCGACCGGCAATCAGCGGACAGAGAACCCACTGAGAAGTAGTTGATTGGCGACGAACCGCCACCGGATGCCGGCGGCAACTGACCCGAAAATCAGGCGCTGCGGGTCTCTTTCGCCTTCGGACGCAGGTTGCCGTAGCCGCACTTCCGGCACTGCTGTGCGCGCTGTGGGTTCCGAGCGTTACACCGCATGCAGATCTGCTTGTTGAGGAGTCGGTCGGACGCAGTCTCGAAGCTAGCCATGCGCGCCTCTTTCCGGTGCGCGCGTTTAAGCTTTGAGTTTCGGTACGGGGAGCGGTGACCGTTCGAGCACGGGAATCGGACTCCGGACGTCGCTGGCTTTAGATGCCCGAGCGGCGAAGCCGGAGTATGTACAATCAGGTCGCAGACCTGCCGGTCACCGTCGAGAGCTGTGCGTTCGAGCGCCGAGAGCGGGCGACCTCCAGCGGATTCGACCGGGTCACCACTGTTGTCCACCTCTCCGGTGCGGGTGAGACCGGCAGCGGCGAGGACGTGACGTACACAGCCGAAGCCCACGACGCGCTACAGGACAGCGATGCGTTGCCGGGCGAGGACTCCCCGCTGGCCGGCGAGTACACCGTTGATTCGTTTTCCGCGGCGCTGGAAGCGGCCGACCTGTGGCCCGCCCCTCCCGACCAGGAGCGCTTTCGCCACTACCGGCGCTGGGGGTTCGAGAGCGCGGCGCTAGACCTGGCGCTGAAACAGGCCGACACGGATCTCGGGACGGTGCTCGACCGGCAGTACGACCCGGTGAACTTCGTCGTCTCGACGCGGCTCTCGAACGCCGACGACGACACGCCGCCGACGGCTGACAGACTGGCGATGCTGTGTGAGCGTTACGGCGACCTTTCGTTCAAACTAGACCCCACGCCGTCCTGGAGCGATGCCCTCGTCGACGCACTGACGGACTACGATGTTCGCGTGTTGGACCTGAAAGGGCTGTACGAGGGGACGGACGTCGACGTAGAGGCTGACCCCGAGTTCTACCGCCGCGTCGTCGCCGGCCTCCCCGACGCGCTGGTTGAGGACCCAGACCTGACCGACGCAACTCGGCCGGTTTTCGACGGCGAAGAAGCGCGCGTCACCTGGGACGTGCCTATCACCGGCGTCGAGAGCATCGAGGCGCTGCCGCTCGAACCGGCGTGGCTCAACATGAAACCGTCCCGTTGCGGGACCGTCGAGTCGGTGCTTGCGACCATCGACTACTGTGAGCAACACGGCATCGACCTGTACGGCGGCGGGCAGTTCGAACTCGGCGTCGGTCGCGACCACATCCAGGCGCTGGCGTCGCTGTGCTATCCTGACGGGCCGAACGACGTCGCGCCCGGCGGCTACAACGACCCCGACCCGGACGCGGAGCTGCCGACGAGTCCGCTTGCGCCACCCGACGCGCCGGTCGGCATCGGAACCGGGTTCTGGTAAACGCCCTTAGAAATGAAGCCGAAGCTACATTGTTGTCTGGAGGCTAACTATTGTCATGCGGTGCCAAGCCTGCGGAGAACGCATCGAAGATGTACTGGAGGCACACGCACGACGGGCCTGTCCACACTGTGATGCGCCGCTCCTCGATAAGCCAGCAACGCCCAAATGACTACTCCTCGGCGAGGTAGTCGTCCTGTACGTCGATGACGTCGCTCGAATCCTCGCAGTTCGCGTACCGCTCTAGCGGTTCCTCGTTCAGTTCAAGGAAGGTGTGGCCCCAGGAGAACGTCGAGAGGATTCGCTCGGCGTGGTCGCGCTCCCCGAGAATGGCGAGCGCACCGGCGAACGCTTCGACGGTATTTAGCTGGAACGCGGTCCCGTAGTTGACCGGATTGCCGGCGACGAGAAACGGGAGCGAGCGGTGCACCCCTTCGAGGTCGAACGCCTCCCGTTCGGCGGTTTCCCAGGAGCAGTCGAGCGCGACCAGGCGGCTGTGGCGAGCGCCGTCGCCGGCGGTCGGCCGGTCCGCCGGGGACAGCGCCTGCTCGGCGAAGGGGTTGAGCACGATGCCGGGCGGCGTCGACCGCGTCGCGCGGTGGAGTTCGGCCTCGTCCATCCGGGCCAGCTTCCGCGCGCTACATTTGTCGGGGTCGTCGTCACCCTCGTACCGGACGTGCAGTTCCACACGAGCGCTACTACGCTGGCGAATAAAAGCGACTCGTTCGGTGACACTGTGCAAACACTGTTATAGCCGGGCTTGGTTGTACAACGTGTGCTTTCAGAGGGGACGACGGCACCACTGTTCGAACTACCGGCGCTCGTCGATGACGACTGCCAGCGAGTCGGACTAGCCGACTATCTCGGCGAGGATGTGGTCATCCTCGCGTTCTATCCGGCGGATTTCAATCCAGCCTGTGACGAGACGTCCTGTGATCTGGACGAACTCGACCTCTTTACGATGCAGAAGGACGTAACTATCCTCGGTATCGGCCCGGATTCGGTGTACAGCCACCGGGCCTTTGCCGACCGCTACGACCTGAACATCCCGCTGCTGTCCGACACCGACCACGATGTCGCCCGCGAGTACGGGCTCGACTTCGTGGACGACATCGGCCAGCAGCTCATCGAGCGCGCTGTCGTCGTCATCGACCACGACGGCGACGTGCAGTACGCCTGGAGTACCGACGACCTTCAGGAACTCCCCCGTGTCGGGGAGATCAAGGACGCTATCGCCGACACCGGCGGCGACGACACCGCGTTCGCCCGCTACCGCGTCGGCCACGCCCACTACACGGAGGGCCGGCGCGCGTTCACCTCGGCGATGGAGGCCTTCCGCGAGTCGGAGTGGATGGTCGCACAGGGCGACTTCCAGCAGGCACGCGACGAGTTCGCAGACGCCGAAGACCACTTCGACACCGCGGTCCGGTTCGTCGACGACGAATCCCTGAAACCGATCTACGAGGACGCAAAGACAAAGGCGAACTCGCTGTGGCAGGCCAGCGACTGGCTCACCCAGGCCGCCCGCGCCTACTCTAGCGGGAACGGAGCCGAGGGCCAGCAACTCCGGGACGACGCGGAGCGCCCGCTCGAAACCGCCCGTGGCTACGAGGAACCGCCCGACCCCGACGATCCGTGGCCACCAGCTCTGGAGACGCTGGAAAAGGAGGAGGACGACGACCGGCCGGCGTTCCTCACACAGGACGAGACCGCTGTGGACACCTCGCTCGACGTGGATATCGACGCGGAAGTCGAACGGACAGACAGCGAACTGTCGGAGACAGCATCGTCGGCTACCGAGTCGCTGGAGTCGACGCCGTCATCTGAAGCCGCCGATGCGGCCGACGAAATGCGAGACGCAGCCGACGGACCGGCGGCAGAACCAGCTGAGGAGACGACACCAGCGGGGACAGCTGACCAGTCGACGAATCCGCCGCCTTCGACCGACGAACCGACTGCACCCGTAGACCAACCGTCAGCGTCGGAATCTGCGGCAACGTCGGCCGACGACGCGCCGCCGGAGTCAGTGTCGGTACCCGACGGAGAGGGTGATATATCGGACGTCGATGACGCTGATATCGAGGAGATACAGGCCGAACTGGCCGCCAGCGAAGCCGAGACCGAGCCGACGGACCCGCTGGAAGAGACTCCAACCGCAATGGTCGAAGAGCCGCCCGACACGGTCGGCAGCGCGGCCGACGAATCCTCGGCACCGGACGACGACGCCTCGACACAGGACCCACCGGACGACGACGCCTCGACACAGGACCCACCGGACGACGACGCCTCGACACAGGACCCACCGGACGGCGAGCAGTCGACTGCCGGCCCGTCGCCGGACGTCGCTGCCTCCGAGACAGAGACCGACGACGCAGTCGAACTGGACCTGGCCGACCCGATGGCCGACGACGACACGGGAGCAGCGGTCGACCCCGAGCCGGACGACGGTTCGGGACCGGAAACAGACGGCGAGCCATCTGACACGGAGAGCGATAGAGACACCCCTGAGGAACCCGAATCAGGCCCGTGACGCGACCCGATCTCCGTCAGCGTACACGGGCCTACTACGACGCCATCGACGGCGACGACTACGACCAGTTGGCCTCGCTGCTCGCCCCGTCGTTCGTCCACGACCGCCCCGATCAGACTATCGAAGGCCGGGACCGGTTCGTACAGTTCATGCGTGAAGAGCGGCCCCAGACAGACACCACGCATCCGCTGGACGGCCTCTACTGTCGCCCGGACAGCGTAGCGGAGCCGGCCGACGGCGACGACACGGCGACGGCGGAAGTCGTCGCCCGCGGCCGCCTGCTCGATACCGACGGCGAGTGCATCGTCGGTTTCGTCGACGTGTTCACGTTCGCCGGGGACGATATCGAGCGCATCGAGACGTACACGCGCTGAGGCTTGACTGCTTTCGGATTTGCTGTGTCACTGTCCCGGCAGCGACAGCCGGACGCCGTAAGCCGACCCGTCGGTTTCGGTCCCGACGAACGTGTCCACGGACCACGGTGTCTCCCGAACCGCGGCGCGGAACTGCGACGGCGTGACCAGCAGCAGGTCGGTCCACGGGCCGGCCAGCCTGTCGTACTCGACGCGGAAGGTGCGGTAGGCGACACCGGGCTGGGCGAGGTGGGCTGCGCCAGTCTCCGGGTCTGCCCGGTCGAGCGTGTCCACGTCGGCGACGAGACGGCCACCGGGCCGTGTCACCGCCGCCAGTTCTGTGAGCGTCCTCCGGAGGTCGGCCAGCGAACTGCCGAGGCCGAGTTGTTTGCCCAGGGCAACGACCGTCTCAAACCCGTCACCGGGTGGCTGTCGAAGGTCGCCGACCACTGCATCCGTGACGCCGCGCTCGCTGGCGACCGCGACAGCCCCCGGACTCCGGTCGACCGCCAGCACGCTGTGGCCGCGCTCCTGCAGCGCGAGCGCGTGCCGGCCGACGCCACAGCCGGCGTCGAGGACCCGTCCAGTAACGTCCGAGAGCAGACGCTGTTCGATGGGATGCCACTCGGACGGCGGCTCGAAGTAGCCCGCAAGATGCGCCTCGGTCAAATCGCCGTCGTCGCGGCGATAGCGGGGCCGCTCGGTGAGGTCGTCGCGGTGGAAGTCCAGTACCATCTGCCCGAAAGCGTCGTCCGGCATACTTCGGCGGTGCTGACGAACGAATGTAATAGTGCATTGAAATATGGTGTCGTGTAACGCACCGCATACGGGAAAGCGGGACACCGGCCGAGCGCAACGGACCGCGGCGGCCTACTCTTTCTCGCCGGCTCCGACGGCGCTCTCGCCGATTTTCTCGGAGCCCTCGATAACTTCCTGGCCGCCCATGTACGGGCGGAGGGGTTCGGGAACGGTAATGGTGCCGTCGTCGTTCTGGTAGTACTCCATGATGGCGACGAGGACACGCGGGACTGCCAGACCAGAGCCATTCAGCGTGTGGAGGTAGTCGGCGGATTCGTGCCGTTCGGGACGGTAGCGAAGGCCGGCGCGGCGCGCCTGGAAGTCCTCGAAGTTCGACACCGAGGAGACTTCGAGCCAGCGGCCGCCGCGGTCGGGGCCGTCCGCCATGTCGTCGCCGGGGGCCCACACCTCGATGTCGTACTTCTTGGCCTGTGTAAAGCCCATGTCGCCGGTGCACATGTCAAGCACGCGGTAGGGAAGTTCGAGACGGTCCAGTACCTCGGCGGCCTCGTCCAGTAGGCTCTCCAGTCGGTCGTAGCTGTTCTCCGGCCGGACGAAGTTGACGAGTTCGACCTTGTGGAACTGGTGGACGCGGACGTAGCCCCGCGTTTCCGTCCCGTGCTCGCCGGCCTCACGGCGGAAGTTCGGCGAGAACGCCTGGTGTTTGACCGGCAGGTCGTCGTCCAGCAGGATCTCGTCGCGGTACATGTTGGTGACCGGCACCTCCGCCGTCGGCAGGAGCCACAGGTCGTCGCTGTCGTAGTCGTCGTCCTGGCGCGCGCCGACGCGGTAGGCGTCCTCGTCGAACTTCGGAAGCTGGCCGGTCCCTTCCATCGAATCGGAGTTGACGGGAATCGGCGGAAGCACGTCGACGTACTCCTGTTCGCGGTGGACGTCCAGCATGAACTGGATGAGGGCGTGTTCCAGACGTGCCCCCTCGCCCTTGACGAACTGGTAGCCGCCGCCGGACACCTTCGCGCCGCGCTCGAAGTCGAGCAGGTCGAGGTCCTCGCCGAGGTCGTAGTGAGGAATTACTTCGTCGGGCAGGTCCCGGAGGTCGTCGAACCCCTCGCGGTAGCGCTCGACGTTATCGGCCTCGCCCTCCCCGGTCGGGACCGACTCGTGGGGGACGTTCGGCAGTTCCAGCAGGGCTTTTTCCAACCGGGACTCCAGTTCGTCGGCGCGCTCCTCGACCTCCTGCAGTTCGTCTTTGAGTTCCTGCGAGCGGTCGATGGCCTCCTGTGCCTCCTCGTCTTTGCCGTCCTGTTTCAGCTGGCCAATCTTGCTCGACACTTCGTTGCGTTCTTGCCGGAGGCCGTCGCCTTCGGCCTTCAGTTCCCGCCACTCCTCGTCGATTTCGAGGATTTCGTCGAGGTCTACGTCCGTGACGCCCTTCCGCTCGATAGCGTCACGGACCGTCTCGGGGTGCTCCCGGACGAACTGTCTCGATAACATGGACGACGGTTCTCGGCGGCAGAAATTAGGCGTGTCGGTCCCGCGGTGGGGCTGCCCCCGACTGTCGACTTGTGCGTCTCCTCCGTTACGTTTCGCCGCCGACCTTGACCGCCAGTACCGGCACCGGCGAGGCCCGAACGACCGACTCGGTGACGCTGCCGATGAGTTCCTTGGACGGCCCGGTCCGCCCCTCCGTCGCCATCACGACGACGTCGATGTCGTTGCGCTCGACGTAGTCTACGACTTCCTCGTGGGGGACGCCCTGTTCGACCGCTGTGGTCACGGTGTCGATGCCGGCGTCTTCGGCCTGCGCGCGCAGGTCGTCGACGGCCTGCTGGCCGGCGTCAGCGAGGCGGTCGAAGATGCTGCTGTCCTCGAAATCGGGAATCTGTTCGACTACCTGTTCGGTTTCGAGGACGTGCAGCGCGTGCAGACTCGCATCGTGGCGCTGTGCGAGGTCGATAGCGTGTTCGGCCGCAGTTACGGACCCCTCGGAGCCGTCGGTCGGAACGAGTACGGCGTCGTACATACAGTGGTGTTTCTGATTCCGGGTAAATGGCTTTGCCCTTCCTGACCATCGGTTGTCAGGACGGCCACAGCACAACGGTTTTGCCCCCGCCGGTCACGAGGAAGTGTATGGGAATCGGTGACGTTTACGAGGTGACGGTCGGGGACTGCACAGACGTCCACTACGTCGACACCGGGATGTACGACGTAGCCGAGTACGGCTCCGTTTACATCATCGACGCCGAGCGGCCGGCGCTGGTCGACACCGGCATCGGCGCGCGCCACGAGAACATCCTTTCAGCGATGGAGTCAGTCGGTATCGCGCCCGAGGACCTGGAGGTCATCGCGGCGACGCACGTCCATCTGGACCACGCCGGCGGGGCCGGCTACCTCGTCGAGGACTGTCCGAACGCGACGGTGTACGTCCACGAGTCCGGGAAGCGACACCTCGCCGACCCCCAGCGGCTCTGGGAGGGGACCAAACACGCCGTCGGCGACCAGATCGAGTACTACGGCAAGCCGATTCCGGTCCCCGAGGACCGAATCGAGACGCTAACCGACGGCGACGTGATCGACCTGGGCGATCACTCGCTGGACGTCATGCACGCGCCGGGCCATGCCCCACACCAGGTCGTCTTCTACGACCCCGTCGTCGACGGTGTGTTCACCGCCGACGCCGCCGGTATCTACACGCCGGCGACCGACGAGATGCACGTCACGACGCCGCCGGTCAACTTCACGCTGGAGGGGGCCCTCGACGACGTGGCGATGTTACAGGACCTCGACCCGGACATCCTCATGTTCGGCCACTACGGCCCGGCCGAAACCGGCGACAAACTGGAGACCTACGCCGAGATCCTGCCCGAGTGGGTTGCCGAAGTCGAGCGCAAGCGCGAGGAACTCGGCGACGACGAGGCGGTCATCGACTACTTCGTCAAACGGGCCGACACCGATACCTGGGGCGAGCGCAAGGGCCGCGCCGAGATGCGCTTGAACGTCCGGGGCGTGCTCGTGGCCCTCGACAACCGCGAAGAATAGCCAGCGTCACATCGGCCGTGGACTGGGCTCCCGATAGAGCCTTCGTGTGCCGTTGAGTGAGTGCGTTTATACGAGGCCGATACGTTAGGCTGGACAGATGGAGGCCAACTGTGGCTGGTAGTTCGGGGCTACTGATTCCGCTTGTCGCCGGCATCATCGGACTTGGCGTCCTTGCACAGGTCCTCGCCGCGCGCCTGCGGGTGCCCAGTATCATCTTCTATTTACTGGTCGG
The genomic region above belongs to Haloarcula hispanica ATCC 33960 and contains:
- the serS gene encoding serine--tRNA ligase, yielding MLSRQFVREHPETVRDAIERKGVTDVDLDEILEIDEEWRELKAEGDGLRQERNEVSSKIGQLKQDGKDEEAQEAIDRSQELKDELQEVEERADELESRLEKALLELPNVPHESVPTGEGEADNVERYREGFDDLRDLPDEVIPHYDLGEDLDLLDFERGAKVSGGGYQFVKGEGARLEHALIQFMLDVHREQEYVDVLPPIPVNSDSMEGTGQLPKFDEDAYRVGARQDDDYDSDDLWLLPTAEVPVTNMYRDEILLDDDLPVKHQAFSPNFRREAGEHGTETRGYVRVHQFHKVELVNFVRPENSYDRLESLLDEAAEVLDRLELPYRVLDMCTGDMGFTQAKKYDIEVWAPGDDMADGPDRGGRWLEVSSVSNFEDFQARRAGLRYRPERHESADYLHTLNGSGLAVPRVLVAIMEYYQNDDGTITVPEPLRPYMGGQEVIEGSEKIGESAVGAGEKE
- a CDS encoding enolase-like domain-containing protein, with amino-acid sequence MYNQVADLPVTVESCAFERRERATSSGFDRVTTVVHLSGAGETGSGEDVTYTAEAHDALQDSDALPGEDSPLAGEYTVDSFSAALEAADLWPAPPDQERFRHYRRWGFESAALDLALKQADTDLGTVLDRQYDPVNFVVSTRLSNADDDTPPTADRLAMLCERYGDLSFKLDPTPSWSDALVDALTDYDVRVLDLKGLYEGTDVDVEADPEFYRRVVAGLPDALVEDPDLTDATRPVFDGEEARVTWDVPITGVESIEALPLEPAWLNMKPSRCGTVESVLATIDYCEQHGIDLYGGGQFELGVGRDHIQALASLCYPDGPNDVAPGGYNDPDPDAELPTSPLAPPDAPVGIGTGFW
- a CDS encoding MBL fold metallo-hydrolase; the protein is MGIGDVYEVTVGDCTDVHYVDTGMYDVAEYGSVYIIDAERPALVDTGIGARHENILSAMESVGIAPEDLEVIAATHVHLDHAGGAGYLVEDCPNATVYVHESGKRHLADPQRLWEGTKHAVGDQIEYYGKPIPVPEDRIETLTDGDVIDLGDHSLDVMHAPGHAPHQVVFYDPVVDGVFTADAAGIYTPATDEMHVTTPPVNFTLEGALDDVAMLQDLDPDILMFGHYGPAETGDKLETYAEILPEWVAEVERKREELGDDEAVIDYFVKRADTDTWGERKGRAEMRLNVRGVLVALDNREE
- a CDS encoding 50S ribosomal protein L40e, which gives rise to MASFETASDRLLNKQICMRCNARNPQRAQQCRKCGYGNLRPKAKETRSA
- a CDS encoding nuclear transport factor 2 family protein; protein product: MTRPDLRQRTRAYYDAIDGDDYDQLASLLAPSFVHDRPDQTIEGRDRFVQFMREERPQTDTTHPLDGLYCRPDSVAEPADGDDTATAEVVARGRLLDTDGECIVGFVDVFTFAGDDIERIETYTR
- a CDS encoding class I SAM-dependent DNA methyltransferase, encoding MPDDAFGQMVLDFHRDDLTERPRYRRDDGDLTEAHLAGYFEPPSEWHPIEQRLLSDVTGRVLDAGCGVGRHALALQERGHSVLAVDRSPGAVAVASERGVTDAVVGDLRQPPGDGFETVVALGKQLGLGSSLADLRRTLTELAAVTRPGGRLVADVDTLDRADPETGAAHLAQPGVAYRTFRVEYDRLAGPWTDLLLVTPSQFRAAVRETPWSVDTFVGTETDGSAYGVRLSLPGQ
- a CDS encoding redoxin domain-containing protein, translating into MLSEGTTAPLFELPALVDDDCQRVGLADYLGEDVVILAFYPADFNPACDETSCDLDELDLFTMQKDVTILGIGPDSVYSHRAFADRYDLNIPLLSDTDHDVAREYGLDFVDDIGQQLIERAVVVIDHDGDVQYAWSTDDLQELPRVGEIKDAIADTGGDDTAFARYRVGHAHYTEGRRAFTSAMEAFRESEWMVAQGDFQQARDEFADAEDHFDTAVRFVDDESLKPIYEDAKTKANSLWQASDWLTQAARAYSSGNGAEGQQLRDDAERPLETARGYEEPPDPDDPWPPALETLEKEEDDDRPAFLTQDETAVDTSLDVDIDAEVERTDSELSETASSATESLESTPSSEAADAADEMRDAADGPAAEPAEETTPAGTADQSTNPPPSTDEPTAPVDQPSASESAATSADDAPPESVSVPDGEGDISDVDDADIEEIQAELAASEAETEPTDPLEETPTAMVEEPPDTVGSAADESSAPDDDASTQDPPDDDASTQDPPDDDASTQDPPDGEQSTAGPSPDVAASETETDDAVELDLADPMADDDTGAAVDPEPDDGSGPETDGEPSDTESDRDTPEEPESGP
- a CDS encoding universal stress protein, which encodes MYDAVLVPTDGSEGSVTAAEHAIDLAQRHDASLHALHVLETEQVVEQIPDFEDSSIFDRLADAGQQAVDDLRAQAEDAGIDTVTTAVEQGVPHEEVVDYVERNDIDVVVMATEGRTGPSKELIGSVTESVVRASPVPVLAVKVGGET
- a CDS encoding DUF367 family protein; the encoded protein is MELHVRYEGDDDPDKCSARKLARMDEAELHRATRSTPPGIVLNPFAEQALSPADRPTAGDGARHSRLVALDCSWETAEREAFDLEGVHRSLPFLVAGNPVNYGTAFQLNTVEAFAGALAILGERDHAERILSTFSWGHTFLELNEEPLERYANCEDSSDVIDVQDDYLAEE